The following DNA comes from Salvelinus namaycush isolate Seneca chromosome 39, SaNama_1.0, whole genome shotgun sequence.
CAGCTACTACTGTTGCTTGTTGCTAGTGGAGCTTTCAGCTGGTTTGTCATCTTTTCAATGTGTCTGAAGATAACTAAATAATTTGTCATGTGCTGTTCAGTttatggaaagtattcagaagtTTCCTTCAAAACTCTAATCTATCCATCATGTTTGTTTACCTTGATGAGTTTCTCCGGAATCCTTCAGAAGAGTAGGTTAAGTCATAATCATATCCTGATCTTTAGTTCTTGTCTAAAGCATGTCTTTACTTgcttttacttttttttttgacAGGACATGTATTTTCTGGCCTCAGAGTGCACCCAGACAGAGAACACTTAATCtatcctcttggttgcactgttATTTTGAAGAGCCTGAAAGATGGCAAACAGGAGTTCCTCCATGGACACACCAACAACGTCTCCTGTGTCACTGTGTCCAAAAGCGGATGCTACATCGCTTCTGGACAGGTCACCTTCATGGGCTTCAAGGTAAACTAAAGACAGTGAAACTTTCTAGTATTAAGAGAGCAGTCATGTTTCGCCTCTTGatatcagagagagacagacagacagagaggcagacagacagacgtacagacagacacagttgGATGGAGGCACAGAGGAAGAGGCTACAGATGAATGTTGAACGTAAGAAACAAATGAATGGCAGTAGATTACAGAGTTAATCTATGTTGTTCCAGGCTGATCTGATCATCTGGGATTATGAGAAGAGATCGATCCACGCCAGACTACAGCTCCACAAAGCGAAGGTGGAGGGACTTGCCTTCTCCCCCAATGACAAGTACCTTGTCTCCCTGGGTGGACAGGATGATGGAAGGTAAGAGGTAGTTTAATGTAGCAGCATTTTGTTCCAGTCCCGCTATAACACACCTTATCCTACTAATCAGATGGTCCTCAGACCTTTGATTAGATGTTTCGATTGGTTAGATCCAACAGGCTTTGGATGATTGTGTCACTTTAAAAACTACTTTCACATTGGAAGAATTTCAACAGTAATTTGTAGGTTATACTACAGAACGGCTGTAAATGTGAATGGTTTGTGTTTTCAGCATTGTGGTGTGGAACCTTGAGAGCAAAGAAGCGATCTGTGGGAGCCCGGCCTCTGCCCACAGTGCGGGCCACTGCCTCACCATCGAGTACACCAACCACAGCGACACCATCTTCATCTCCGCCGGCAAGTGAGTGACTTACAGAGACTCTGGGTTGCTGTTAGAATAGAGTATTACTTTGTCAATCAGAACGGATCTTTATTGGACTTGAACACAACGCAGAATTATTAAATAAATACAGTTTATTATTAGTACTTTCGAATTAACACACTTGTAATATGTTGTTTCCCTGTAGTGGTACGATGCGTGTTTGGGAGCTAGACCTTCCAAATAGGAAGATCCGGCCTACGGAATGCCAGACAGGACAGCTGAAGAGGATTGTCAAATGCATTGAGGTGAACTAAACCATAGAAAGCAGACACAGCTCAAAGTAATAGTGGTACTGACTgagtacccactgggcacagatgtcaattcaacgtctattccacgttggttcaacgtaatttcattgaaatgatgtgtaAACAACATTAATTCAACCAGTGAGTAAATTGCACAATGGTGCCAAATGccccccaaaatgattttgtacGACCCATTCTTAACCACTCAAAGTACGTTTTGAGACAAAGCAAAGGTAAACTATTCATCAATACTTGTTATGGTTTATTAATGAGGAAATCTGTAAACACACAAATTCAGGTTCCTGTTATTTTATTCACATGGTAATTGTCGTCTGAGGTCAATTGATCTCTGAATTAAAATAAAGATAAAGAATTTCCCGGCATATCAAGCAGCCTCTCAAAGTAGTACAGGTGGAGACGGAAAGCTTATTTCTAAGATGACCCCGTTGCATCACAGATCCCAGACGACGACCTTTTCTTTTACTGCGGAACCACCAGTGGTGACATCCTGATGGTCAACCTGAAGACCCGCCTCCTCAACAGCTGTGGGCCACGAAAACAGAAATTCAGCAAAGTGGGTTTATTCAGTGTCCTGAGTGACCTCCACATGTTCATATCTCTGAGATCCTACTGTAGTTGAGTTTTGGTACAGCTGTCCCTCTTGGCTTTTTGGTGCAGGGTGTCAACACACTGAAGGTGCTGAAGTCTGGGGACATCCTGGTGGGCTCTGGGGATGGCATGTTCACTTTGTGCTCGGGACCTAACTTCAAAACCATTAAGTAAGTAAGTACTGCAGGTTGACAGAAAATCAAGTTgtctatatcaaatcaaaatcaaatgaaagtttattggttgcgtacacagatttgctGGTGCAGTGAAacgcttatgttactagctccaacagtgaagtaGAATGTCTCTCAAATACAATACTAATACACAAATAATCAAAACAAGAAATCAAGAAATAACAATCCAGGGGTAGATACAGTATATTAGAGTGAGCATGTGtgacaattcaaaatatatactgaacaaaaatataaacgcaacatgcaacaatttcaacaattttattgagtcacagttcatataaggaaatcaatcaattgaaataaattcattatgccctaatctatggatttctcaTGACTGGGAATCAAGCCGATTGCAAGGTGGGCACTTTGACTGACAGATTGTATCGGTCATGTCATATTCCTGAGGTCTGGCGGGATGACCCAGGCTTCCAGTTCAGTGTAGATTTGTGTATATCTGTTCAGTGTATATTAGACAAGCGAACAACATTCACAACTTTTTCATTGTCAATAAATCCATTTTGCTCATATTCTTGATGAAGAATGTTGGTCAAGCTCACTTGTTTGAGACCACAAAATTAACCAAATCTGCTGAATAACGCAGCTAATAACTCTATATATAAATACTGTGATCAAATAAAAACAATACAATAAAGAAATTAGGAGAATAAATTATAAAGAAATGTATGTTGATTATAATTTATACACACTTTCTACCTGGTATTAGTAGTTTCAATTCAGAGCCAAGTATTTCTTTGCGTCCCATTCAGAACCTCCCACGACCCAAATTTGGGCCGCGACCCACCAGTTGAGAACCACTGGTTGATATCATCTATCTAAAACTGTCATATTGCATCCATACTGTAGCTTAGCCTATACattagagtggttacatttcttcagccCGTCAGCTTCATGGCTacgagggagtttttcctagccaccgtgcttgtacacctgcattgcttgctgtttggggttttaggctgggtttctgtacagcactttgagatatcagctgatgtaagaagggctttataaatacatttgatttgatttgatttgatggcaaACCAAGAGGTGGGGCTGAGATTTTGTATACATTTTATAATACGGAGTTGGCCTTTATAACGCTATGTGTAGAAATACATAATGTACTCAATGCGGCATTCTGCCATTCATCATCTAACCCTCATAGGAAGGTTCAGCTGGAGGGGGGAGTGACGTCCATCGCTGTGAGAGGAGAGGGCCACCAGTTCTTTGCAGGAACGGAGGCGGCTCAGATCTACCGTTTTGGCTACACAGACTTCAAAGAGGAGCTGATCGCCACCAGTCACAACAGTGCAGTCAAAGACGTGGCCTTCCCTTTGTGAGTGACACCCTTCAAAATATAGGCACCCATTTAGAGACAAGATTACATACTGGACGTGATTCACTCTTTCCCCCCACAATGTTGGTTTATAGCACACATTCTATTATCACTACTACCTGATTGCCATATGTCAACTCAAATATATAGCTGTCTTTACCTATCTCCACCTCAAACATAGTCTATGCTGTCAAGAGAGACTGCCTAAAACAACATTGCTTTCGTCCTCCTTCATGCTTTGCCGTCATATCCCATTTACTCCCACCAGAGGGCGATATGACCATGTTTAAAGCATAAACATGTATTATAACCTATGTCTCTGGTACAAAGTAACTCCTGTTCCATAGACTAAAGTGCAGAATGACTGGCCACAAACTTATTCCAGCAATGTTTCTGAATCTCTCCCAGTGGCACGTCGGAGCTGTTTGCCACGTGTTCCCAGGATGACATCAGAGTGTGGCACGCTGAGACCTCCAAGGAGCTGCTGCGGATCTCCGTCCCCAACATGACCTGCAACGCCCTGGACTTCATGATCGACGGACACAGCATCATCAGCGGTAGGCAGGAACCAatagtagtcattcaaaaaatgaacacacacacgcatacacacacttgcacatacagtacacacagacacacacacacacacacacacacacacacacacacacacacaagcatacacagACGCAtagacacacacggacacacacacacagtatatgtgGTCCCTACGGGAATCAAAACCACATGTGGCTAGCACTACACTAGGGAGGGATGGTACGTCATCGACACAGCGTATGGCATTGTCTTAAGTTATGGAGCACACTAGCCTGTAAGATAATGACAGTATTTTTAATGCGAGGGTGTGAATGTGCCTGATATTCCTTCTCATTGTTGGAGCCTTGAATATTGAGTCATGATAATAATAAATGGTTTGATCCTCTACTGTACATTTTCATTCCAGCCATTTACAGTTAAGACACACGTCCAATGTACTACAATAGGGAGGGACTGAGCACACAATCTTCACAGTAGCCTGGATACCAGTCTGTTTGGGCCATCATgccactccttgccactccttgccactccttGTCATGCCAAAGACTGCCGAATGGCCACAGTGtttggcatgatagcacaaatAGATCTGCTACTAGGCTATCTTCACAACACATTATGGCACAATCTCAGTATAGAAATACTTAGGAATGTCATGTATCGACTAGTCACATCTAATGTATTTTTCTTGTTCCAATTGTTTTACAGCCTGGAACGATGGGAAGATCCGTGTGTTTGCCCCAGAGACTGGCAGAGCCATGCTGGTCATCCAAAATGCCCACAGCATGGGCGTGACTGCCATCGCTGGCACCAGGGACTGCAAGAGGATCattagtggaggaggagagggacaggtcAGATGAAAAGTCACCCCGGCATGGCACAGGACACCTTTTAGTCTATATTTAAATAGAGAGCATAGATTAAGAACCACCAGTATTAATTAACCACCACTTGAATGTGACATTTGTACACATATTTGAAGCTCTTCCTTTTCCCCCATCCTTCTCACAAAAAAACCTCCCAAAAAACACGTATTATTACATACATATTTAAAACAATGTTTTAGTGGTGTTCCTCAACAGCATCATTGTATTGAGTCCTAGTGCCAGTCTCTGGCCTGTTGTAGGTGCGTGTGTGGGAGATCCTGCTGGGCTGTCACCGGCTCATTGAGACCATGAAGGAGCACAAAGCCACCGTCACCAGCATCAAGATCAAGAGCAACGACAAGGAGTGTGTCACCGCCAGCTCGGATGGGGCCTGCATCATCTGGGACTTGGTGTGAGTTCAAATGCACATTctcatgtatacacacacacacacacacacacacacacacacacacacacacacacacacacacacacacacacacacacacacacacacacacacacacacacacacacacacacacacacacgcatggatGTATGCATGCTCAAATCCATAAACACATGTAgatgtgcagacacacacacacacactgtacacactgtacacacacatactatacacacacacacacgcatggatGTATGCATGCTCAAATCCATAAACACATGTAGATGTGCAAGCAAGCAAGCCTTTATCCCTCTCTGTCTGATTGCATTGGCTTCCCACTGTGAGAGGCTTTCAACACACATaattactaccactaccattaatACCACTCCTCCATTCATGTGTTTCCTGTATTCAACATTCATTTCAAGTCTCATCTCCCTGGTACCCTCCCTGCTTCTCTAActtcccctctcccttcctctccctctctcctcctcccgctGCAGGCGTTTTGTGAGGAATCAGATGGTCCTGGCCAACACTCTGTTCAGAAGTGTGTGTTACCACCCTGAGGAGTACCAGATCATCACCAGTGGCACCGACAGAAAGGTTTGGAATTAGAAAAGACTCAGGTCCCTCTTGGTGCCACAACTCACTGGCAGCACACTGTAGCTAGCTGATGATTTCCCTGTGCAGCGTATGGTCCCCAGTCACCAGTCATGGAAAGTTAGAGAAGGCTGTTCTCCGTATTGAGGCATCCTTGTTAGCCTTCATCTCATCTCCAGATGTTAGATGTTCGAGATGAGCTCTGTTAGAGAGACGAGTATTGATGTGCTGTAGAAAGGCCATGTCAAGCTTGTACACATGCACACGTCAGCTGTGTCGTGTTTTGAAAAGTTTCCAAACCTTTTTTACCAGTCATATGCCACGATATACCAGTCATGCTGCCTGGTGTATGTAACACCTCTTTACGCCTTGATTACCTATAATAAAAACATAAGGTGCGAGTCGAGGTTCACAATAGCTcctcttcaatatgcaccttaaTATCCATTCATCACAAGCTCTACAGACTAATAAGGCCCGTATTGTTGGCTCAACACCACGCTGTGAGGTGAGGACAAACTGTACTGATTAGCGAGGACTGTGAATGCGCTGAGACTGAAAAAAGAGAGATTGAGAAAATGAGGAGAGGAAAAAAGAGAGACTGAGAAAATGAGgagaggaaaaaagagagagactaGAAAGAAAGTGCTCTGGCTCTCGCGCCTTCCTGCGGATGCGATGCCTGCCTATGCCATCCAAGTGCCCGTGTGCCAGATACACCATCTGCTCGCTCCAGGACACAGGCGCTCTGTCTGGGGTGAgcaaacagtaacacacacagatacatacgcacacacacacacacacacacacacacacaagaaagaaagaaagagagagagagagagagagagagagagagagagagaggggggggggggggggggggggacaggaagagagggatTGGATGCAGCAGCTCCTTGGCTCAGAGTTCAGTCAGTGGTAGAGGGTCTTTGGGGACAGCTTCACACTCTCCAGTCTGTCGGATGGACGGAGACAACAGAACGGACTAATGCTGCTGGTGGTTCTGTGGTGGGGTCAGCCAGAAGCCTCTTGTGATGATGACCCAGCACTCCTGGGTGTTGGTTCCAGTTTGGGCTGATTGTGATGTAGGGCCATCCGTGTCTTGGGATTGATCCTGTGTTATTTATTATTAGCTATTGTGGCATGTCAGTTATCAGAGGCATGGTATATAGGCTGCTGTGGCCTTCCCATTGTCCAGCACTAATAGGACAAT
Coding sequences within:
- the LOC120032687 gene encoding cilia- and flagella-associated protein 52-like, with product MAGDAQDIPRLELEAVIGFNGHVFSGLRVHPDREHLIYPLGCTVILKSLKDGKQEFLHGHTNNVSCVTVSKSGCYIASGQVTFMGFKADLIIWDYEKRSIHARLQLHKAKVEGLAFSPNDKYLVSLGGQDDGSIVVWNLESKEAICGSPASAHSAGHCLTIEYTNHSDTIFISAGNGTMRVWELDLPNRKIRPTECQTGQLKRIVKCIEIPDDDLFFYCGTTSGDILMVNLKTRLLNSCGPRKQKFSKGVNTLKVLKSGDILVGSGDGMFTLCSGPNFKTIKKVQLEGGVTSIAVRGEGHQFFAGTEAAQIYRFGYTDFKEELIATSHNSAVKDVAFPFGTSELFATCSQDDIRVWHAETSKELLRISVPNMTCNALDFMIDGHSIISAWNDGKIRVFAPETGRAMLVIQNAHSMGVTAIAGTRDCKRIISGGGEGQVRVWEILLGCHRLIETMKEHKATVTSIKIKSNDKECVTASSDGACIIWDLVRFVRNQMVLANTLFRSVCYHPEEYQIITSGTDRKIGYWEVYDGSAIRELEGSLSGAINGMHISQNGQHFVTGGDEKLVKVWDYSEGEVTHVGVGHSGSITSVTISSNNRSMVSTSVDGAVLRWRYPHPSSP